A single genomic interval of Tursiops truncatus isolate mTurTru1 chromosome 1, mTurTru1.mat.Y, whole genome shotgun sequence harbors:
- the DENND2D gene encoding DENN domain-containing protein 2D isoform X6 has protein sequence MPYRPKKMERQVVGGILRRFRNWLPRHGAGPPQDNLGEVVKEPERAQEHCLPNFAGGQHFFEYLLVVSLKKKPSGDDYEPTITYQFPKRENLLRGQQEEEERLLGAIPLFCFPDGNEWAPLTEYPRETFSFVLTNVDGSRKIGYCRRLLPAGRGPRLPRVYCIISCIGCFGLFSKILDEVEKRHQISMAVIYPFMQGLREAAFPAPGKTVTLKSFIPDSGTEFISLTRPLDSHLEHVDFSSLLRCLSFEQILQIFASAVLERRIIFLAEGLSTLSQCIHAAAALLYPFSWAHTYIPVVPESLLATVCCPTPFMVGVQMRFRQEVMESPMEEVGDEKDILPPKLQEDILESLGQGIKGSQSYFQQKILEYEERKKQKKPKEKTLK, from the exons ATGCCTTACAGGCCCAAGAAGATGGAAAGACAAGTGGTAGGCGGAATACTCAGGCGCTTCCGCAACTGGCTGCCTCGACACGGAGCAG GACCTCCCCAGGATAATCTGGGGGAAGTTGTAAAGGAACCAGAAAGGGCCCAGGAGCACTGTCTACCCAACTTTGCCGGAGGGCAGCACTTCTTTGAATACCTCCTCGTGGTTTCTCTCAAAAAAAAGCCTTCGGGGGATGATTATGAGCCCACAATCACCTACCAGTTCCCCAAG CGAGAGAACTTGCTTCGGGGacaacaggaggaggaggaacggCTGCTCGGAGCCATCCCCTTGTTTTGCTTCCCAGATGGGAATGAGTGGGCCCCACTCACTGAGTATCCCAG GGAGACCTTCTCGTTTGTCCTGACCAACGTGGATGGCAGCAGGAAGATTGGATACTGCAGGCGCCTCTTG CCCGCCGGCCGTGGTCCTCGCCTCCCCAGGGTGTACTGCATCATCAGCTGCATTGGCTGCTTCGGCTTGTTCTCCAAG ATCCTGGATGAAGTGGAAAAGAGGCATCAGATCTCCATGGCAGTCATCTACCCATTCATGCAGGGCCTCCGAGAGGCAGCCTTCCCTGCTCCTGGGAAGACCGTCACCCTCAAGAGCTTCATCCCCGACTCAGGCACTGAG TTCATTTCGCTGACGCGGCCCCTTGACTCCCACCTAGAGCACGTGGATTTTAGTTCTCTGTTGCGCTGTCTCAGTTTTGAGCAGATTCTTCAGATCTTTGCCTCTGCAGTGCTGGAGAGAAGAATCATCTTCCTGGCAGAAGGTCTCAG CACACTGTCTCAGTGCATCCATGCTGCTGCGGCGCTGCTCTACCCCTTCAGCTGGGCCCACACCTACATCCCTGTTGTCCCCGAGAGCCTTCTGGCCACTGTCTGCTGCCCCACTCCCTTCATGGTTGGAGTCCAAATGCGCTTTCGGCAGGAGGTTATGGAGAGCCCCATGGAAGAG GTTGGTGATGAAAAAGACATCCTACCACCCAAGCTTCAGGAGGACATCTTAGAATCTCTTGGTCAGGGGATCAAGGGGTCACAGA
- the DENND2D gene encoding DENN domain-containing protein 2D isoform X5: MPYRPKKMERQVVGGILRRFRNWLPRHGAGPPQDNLGEVVKEPERAQEHCLPNFAGGQHFFEYLLVVSLKKKPSGDDYEPTITYQFPKRENLLRGQQEEEERLLGAIPLFCFPDGNEWAPLTEYPRETFSFVLTNVDGSRKIGYCRRLLPAGRGPRLPRVYCIISCIGCFGLFSKILDEVEKRHQISMAVIYPFMQGLREAAFPAPGKTVTLKSFIPDSGTEFISLTRPLDSHLEHVDFSSLLRCLSFEQILQIFASAVLERRIIFLAEGLSTLSQCIHAAAALLYPFSWAHTYIPVVPESLLATVCCPTPFMVGVQMRFRQEVMESPMEEVLLVNLCEGTFLMSVGDEKDILPPKLQEDILESLGQGIKGSQSYFQQKILEYEERKKQKKPKEKTLK, translated from the exons ATGCCTTACAGGCCCAAGAAGATGGAAAGACAAGTGGTAGGCGGAATACTCAGGCGCTTCCGCAACTGGCTGCCTCGACACGGAGCAG GACCTCCCCAGGATAATCTGGGGGAAGTTGTAAAGGAACCAGAAAGGGCCCAGGAGCACTGTCTACCCAACTTTGCCGGAGGGCAGCACTTCTTTGAATACCTCCTCGTGGTTTCTCTCAAAAAAAAGCCTTCGGGGGATGATTATGAGCCCACAATCACCTACCAGTTCCCCAAG CGAGAGAACTTGCTTCGGGGacaacaggaggaggaggaacggCTGCTCGGAGCCATCCCCTTGTTTTGCTTCCCAGATGGGAATGAGTGGGCCCCACTCACTGAGTATCCCAG GGAGACCTTCTCGTTTGTCCTGACCAACGTGGATGGCAGCAGGAAGATTGGATACTGCAGGCGCCTCTTG CCCGCCGGCCGTGGTCCTCGCCTCCCCAGGGTGTACTGCATCATCAGCTGCATTGGCTGCTTCGGCTTGTTCTCCAAG ATCCTGGATGAAGTGGAAAAGAGGCATCAGATCTCCATGGCAGTCATCTACCCATTCATGCAGGGCCTCCGAGAGGCAGCCTTCCCTGCTCCTGGGAAGACCGTCACCCTCAAGAGCTTCATCCCCGACTCAGGCACTGAG TTCATTTCGCTGACGCGGCCCCTTGACTCCCACCTAGAGCACGTGGATTTTAGTTCTCTGTTGCGCTGTCTCAGTTTTGAGCAGATTCTTCAGATCTTTGCCTCTGCAGTGCTGGAGAGAAGAATCATCTTCCTGGCAGAAGGTCTCAG CACACTGTCTCAGTGCATCCATGCTGCTGCGGCGCTGCTCTACCCCTTCAGCTGGGCCCACACCTACATCCCTGTTGTCCCCGAGAGCCTTCTGGCCACTGTCTGCTGCCCCACTCCCTTCATGGTTGGAGTCCAAATGCGCTTTCGGCAGGAGGTTATGGAGAGCCCCATGGAAGAG gTCCTGTTGGTGAATCTTTGTGAAGGGACCTTCTTAATGTCA GTTGGTGATGAAAAAGACATCCTACCACCCAAGCTTCAGGAGGACATCTTAGAATCTCTTGGTCAGGGGATCAAGGGGTCACAGA